The following proteins are co-located in the Hydractinia symbiolongicarpus strain clone_291-10 chromosome 7, HSymV2.1, whole genome shotgun sequence genome:
- the LOC130649083 gene encoding uncharacterized protein LOC130649083 isoform X2 → MQQLNVQKMLVLFSLVGFMSVVTSLKYTVRYYPYSHQEIIFHNAPPDTCSKYGLFRTFIHRSSVTNGRNTSCDCGLRGVFYNERPNERPSCHFQKEFGKGSYDIEIWNVNKSWVQYKRSRDFLVTVRKGNGGRRKNTISFQWNTSLNRDVVWPKYAGNLLRVTPYCGSKRLSSFWAIAEGSRTYEMDEDEKADDKPPKTSVYIVASISVVVMIFALFTFIHWSRKRCFKSDEKIQSEPITTKCRKWVTSCSFTFSFPKEGMLPCCVLSLPQAQR, encoded by the exons ATGCAACAGCTTAACGTACAGAAAATGTTGGTATTATTCAGCCTGGTTGGTTTCATGAGCGTTGTGACTTCACTCAAATATACAGTGCGTTATTACCCGTACAGTCATCAAGAAATTATTTTCCATAACGCCCCACCTGACACTTGCAGTAAATATGGACTTTTTAGAACGTTTATCCATAGAAGCAGTGTTACAAATGGAAGAAATACATCTTGTGATTGCGGTTTGCGTGGTGTGTTTTATAATGAACGACCAAACGAGAGACCTTCGTGTCATTTTCAAAAAGAATTTG GGAAAGGAAGTTACGATATCGAAATATGGAACGTCAACAAAAGTTGGGTACAATATAAAAGATCACGTGATTTCTTAGTGACAGTTAGAAAAGGGAATGGAGGACGGAGAAAAAATACCATTTCATTTCAG TGGAACACCTCATTAAACCGTGACGTTGTGTGGCCTAAATACGCCGGAAACTTGCTCCGTGTGACACCTTATTGCGGCAGTAAAAGACTTAGTTCTTTCTGGGCTATCGCTGAAGGTAGTCGAACCT atgaaATGGATGAGGACGAGAAAGCAGATGACAAACCACCCAAAACTTCTGTATACATAGTCGCAAGCATTTCAGTTGTGGTCATGATTTTCGCCTTATTCACCTTTATTCATTGGAGCAGAAAAAG atgtttcaaaagtgatgaaaaaattCAATCAGAACCTATCACAACTAAATGTCGGAAATGGGTCACTTCGTGTTCATTTACGTTTTCGTTTCCAAAAGAAGGAATGTTACCATGTTGTGTGTTGTCTCTCCCACAAGCACAAAGATAA
- the LOC130649083 gene encoding uncharacterized protein LOC130649083 isoform X1, producing MQQLNVQKMLVLFSLVGFMSVVTSLKYTVRYYPYSHQEIIFHNAPPDTCSKYGLFRTFIHRSSVTNGRNTSCDCGLRGVFYNERPNERPSCHFQKEFVSFLNIEKKLGLAKTHERHFCTGKGSYDIEIWNVNKSWVQYKRSRDFLVTVRKGNGGRRKNTISFQWNTSLNRDVVWPKYAGNLLRVTPYCGSKRLSSFWAIAEGSRTYEMDEDEKADDKPPKTSVYIVASISVVVMIFALFTFIHWSRKRCFKSDEKIQSEPITTKCRKWVTSCSFTFSFPKEGMLPCCVLSLPQAQR from the exons ATGCAACAGCTTAACGTACAGAAAATGTTGGTATTATTCAGCCTGGTTGGTTTCATGAGCGTTGTGACTTCACTCAAATATACAGTGCGTTATTACCCGTACAGTCATCAAGAAATTATTTTCCATAACGCCCCACCTGACACTTGCAGTAAATATGGACTTTTTAGAACGTTTATCCATAGAAGCAGTGTTACAAATGGAAGAAATACATCTTGTGATTGCGGTTTGCGTGGTGTGTTTTATAATGAACGACCAAACGAGAGACCTTCGTGTCATTTTCAAAAAGAATTTG taTCCTTTCTAAACATTGAGAAAAAGCTTGGTCTGGCTAAAACGCACGAGAGACATTTTTGTACAGGGAAAGGAAGTTACGATATCGAAATATGGAACGTCAACAAAAGTTGGGTACAATATAAAAGATCACGTGATTTCTTAGTGACAGTTAGAAAAGGGAATGGAGGACGGAGAAAAAATACCATTTCATTTCAG TGGAACACCTCATTAAACCGTGACGTTGTGTGGCCTAAATACGCCGGAAACTTGCTCCGTGTGACACCTTATTGCGGCAGTAAAAGACTTAGTTCTTTCTGGGCTATCGCTGAAGGTAGTCGAACCT atgaaATGGATGAGGACGAGAAAGCAGATGACAAACCACCCAAAACTTCTGTATACATAGTCGCAAGCATTTCAGTTGTGGTCATGATTTTCGCCTTATTCACCTTTATTCATTGGAGCAGAAAAAG atgtttcaaaagtgatgaaaaaattCAATCAGAACCTATCACAACTAAATGTCGGAAATGGGTCACTTCGTGTTCATTTACGTTTTCGTTTCCAAAAGAAGGAATGTTACCATGTTGTGTGTTGTCTCTCCCACAAGCACAAAGATAA